The following proteins come from a genomic window of Corallococcus sp. NCRR:
- a CDS encoding AAA family ATPase codes for MLRSIRLQNLLSFGPDSEAFPLQALNVLIGPNASGKSNLIEALGLLRAAPGNLLAPIREGGGVTEWLWKGGAEPGPPTASLEIVLDYPEGVMPLRYQLAFTSEGQRLELVDEVIENERPQKKSTQPYFFYRYQSGKPAINARLKVEAQPGSATGRQRRVLQREAVSSVQSILSQRRDADVYPELTYVNSLLGRFSLHREWNIGRYTPPRLPQRVDLPGDFLLEDASNLCLVLSDLEARGMKKVLLENLKLLYARVMDYSVRISGGTVQVFFQEEGLKASVPATRLSDGTLRYLCLLTILCHPTPPPLLCIEEPELGLHPDVLPVIGRLLIEASTRTQLIVTTHSDTLISALSEVPESVVVCEQEPGGTVLRRLEKEKLSEWLSRYSLGEVWRMGELGGTRW; via the coding sequence ATGCTCCGCAGCATCCGCCTCCAGAACCTCCTTTCCTTTGGGCCTGACTCCGAAGCCTTCCCCCTTCAGGCGCTCAACGTCCTGATTGGGCCGAACGCGTCTGGAAAGTCCAACCTCATTGAGGCGCTGGGGCTGCTGCGGGCAGCGCCCGGCAACCTTCTGGCGCCCATTCGTGAAGGCGGAGGCGTCACGGAGTGGTTGTGGAAGGGAGGAGCGGAACCCGGTCCGCCCACTGCGAGCCTGGAAATCGTCCTGGACTATCCGGAAGGCGTCATGCCGCTGCGTTACCAACTGGCATTCACTTCCGAAGGACAACGTCTGGAACTGGTCGACGAGGTCATCGAGAACGAGCGTCCGCAGAAGAAGTCGACCCAGCCCTATTTCTTCTATCGGTATCAGTCCGGAAAGCCCGCCATCAACGCCCGCTTGAAGGTCGAGGCCCAGCCAGGCTCCGCGACTGGGCGCCAACGCAGGGTCTTGCAGCGGGAGGCCGTCAGCTCCGTGCAGTCCATCCTCTCGCAGAGGCGCGATGCGGACGTGTATCCTGAGCTGACCTACGTGAATTCGTTGCTGGGCCGCTTCTCGCTGCACCGGGAATGGAACATAGGGCGCTACACGCCACCACGGCTTCCCCAACGGGTGGATCTGCCGGGGGACTTCTTGTTGGAGGATGCGAGCAATCTGTGCCTCGTCCTCAGTGACTTGGAAGCCAGGGGCATGAAGAAGGTTCTGCTGGAGAACCTGAAGCTCCTCTACGCACGCGTGATGGACTACTCGGTCCGTATTTCGGGAGGGACCGTCCAGGTGTTCTTCCAGGAAGAAGGGCTGAAGGCTTCCGTGCCTGCAACACGCTTGTCCGATGGAACCCTGCGGTATCTCTGCCTGTTGACGATCCTCTGCCACCCCACGCCTCCGCCCCTGCTCTGCATCGAGGAGCCGGAACTGGGGTTGCATCCCGACGTCTTGCCGGTGATCGGACGCCTGCTCATTGAAGCAAGCACGCGCACGCAGCTCATCGTGACGACGCATTCGGACACGTTGATCTCCGCGCTCTCGGAGGTGCCTGAATCCGTCGTCGTCTGCGAGCAGGAGCCGGGCGGAACGGTGTTGCGGCGCTTGGAGAAGGAAAAGCTGTCGGAGTGGTTGTCGCGGTACAGCCTGGGAGAGGTCTGGCGGATGGGCGAGTTGGGGGGAACCCGATGGTGA
- a CDS encoding AAA family ATPase, whose protein sequence is MIASVRFEHYRCLLQVQLALEPLTVLVGPSASGKTAMLEGLQHQLAYEPSDFWRRDESRPLSIEWTYARGDRTRVEYPFSVMDTLPGQGHSTQQLSLSMEALREGGSSAKATWLERKGGNLASVFAALPMSTREVISEELARRVPSLSEVDVARDLEDRSFRLRFRDRWSPDVWFGPDYVSDGVLWLLAFLVLPYQRPLPELLTLDEPERALHPGLVREVLELLRAMTRGESTGGQPVQVVLATHSPDLLEHVRPEEVRLLSREPTDGSVRVSPVPATALHWRRECRELLDTL, encoded by the coding sequence GTGATTGCCTCCGTCCGCTTCGAGCACTACCGGTGCCTGCTTCAGGTTCAGCTCGCCCTGGAGCCACTGACCGTCCTGGTGGGACCCTCGGCGTCGGGGAAGACCGCCATGTTGGAGGGGCTCCAGCACCAGCTCGCGTACGAGCCTTCGGACTTCTGGCGGCGGGATGAGTCCCGCCCGCTCTCCATCGAATGGACGTACGCGCGCGGCGACCGCACGCGCGTGGAGTATCCGTTCAGCGTGATGGACACGCTGCCCGGCCAGGGGCACTCCACGCAGCAGCTGTCGCTGAGCATGGAGGCGCTGCGCGAGGGAGGCTCGTCCGCGAAGGCGACGTGGTTGGAGCGCAAGGGCGGCAACCTCGCGAGCGTCTTCGCGGCGCTGCCCATGTCCACGCGGGAGGTCATTTCGGAGGAGCTGGCCCGGCGCGTGCCGTCGCTGTCGGAGGTGGACGTGGCGCGAGACCTGGAGGACCGCTCCTTCCGGCTGCGCTTCCGAGACCGCTGGAGTCCGGACGTCTGGTTCGGCCCGGACTACGTGTCGGACGGAGTGCTGTGGCTGCTCGCGTTCCTGGTGCTGCCGTACCAGCGCCCGTTGCCGGAGCTGCTCACGCTGGACGAACCGGAGCGGGCCCTGCACCCGGGCCTGGTGCGCGAGGTCCTGGAGCTGCTGCGAGCCATGACGCGAGGCGAGTCCACGGGAGGCCAGCCGGTGCAGGTGGTGCTGGCCACGCACTCGCCGGACCTGCTGGAGCACGTGCGCCCGGAAGAAGTGCGCCTCCTGTCGCGAGAGCCCACGGACGGCTCCGTGCGGGTGAGCCCCGTGCCCGCCACCGCGCTCCACTGGCGGCGCGAGTGCCGCGAGCTGCTGGACACGCTGTAG
- a CDS encoding FAD-binding and (Fe-S)-binding domain-containing protein yields the protein MTTTFLDTLRHVRRPRAAASRERRAVDVAGLERELRRRLRGDVRFDAGERALYATDASNYRQVPLGVVCPRTVEDVVETVRLCRGFGAPLTSRGGGTALAGQTCNVAVVLDFSRHLDRVLHLDPERRLARVQPGTVLDVLRTEAVKRHGLTFGPDPATHNRCTLGGMLGNNSCGVHAQMAGRVADNTESLDVLTYDGVRLRVGRTSDAELERLMREPGRVGELYRGMKALRDRYADRIRARYPRIPRRVSGFNLDELLPENGFHVARALVGTEGTCVTVLEATLNLVPEPKARSLLVLGYPDVFRAGDDVPEVVDAGPIGLEGMDAKLIDGMKRKHLHVDDLPLLPEGEGWLLVEFGGDSKAESDAKAHALMDRLVARGHAPSMRLYDDKAQEALIWEVRESGLGATAFIPGERDAWPGWEDSAVPPERMGLYLRDFRGLLDRFGYQASLYGHFGQGCLHCRISFELRTREGIAHYRRFVEEAADLVVRHGGSLSGEHGDGQSRAELLPKMFGEDLVRAFGEFKRLWDPEGGMNPHKVVDPYRLDENLRLGTRYAPAEPRTHFQFPEDRGSFSRATTRCVGVGKCRRTEGGTMCPSYMVTHEEKHSTRGRAHLLFEMLRGDVVGKGWRSPHVKEALDLCLACKGCKSDCPVNVDMATYKAEFLSHYYRGRLRPRHAYALGLVMFWARVGGRVPRLANFVTHVPGLRTLAKAIAGVHPAREIPRFDAKPFQRRVRNRRAAVGPRGPVVLFPDTFNNFFHADTASAALEVLEAAGFEVRVPQGFVCCGRPLYDFGMLDTAKALLRHTLTRFREEIRAGTPFVLLEPSCAAVFRDELTNLFPHDEDAKRLAARTYVLSELLQQRAPDFELPKLEGKALVQAHCHHQAVMKFHDERKWLDRTGLDWEKPDSGCCGMAGAFGYERDTYAVSQACGERVLLPKVREAPDDTLLIADGFSCREQIRQATGRGTLHLAQVLQRALRRGRA from the coding sequence ATGACAACGACCTTCCTGGACACCCTGCGCCACGTGCGCCGCCCCCGTGCCGCCGCCTCACGCGAACGGAGGGCCGTGGACGTGGCGGGCCTGGAGCGCGAGCTGCGCCGCCGGCTGCGAGGCGACGTGCGCTTCGACGCGGGCGAGCGCGCGCTGTACGCCACGGACGCGTCCAACTACCGGCAGGTGCCGCTGGGCGTGGTGTGCCCACGCACCGTGGAGGACGTGGTGGAGACGGTGCGGCTGTGCCGCGGGTTCGGCGCGCCCCTGACGTCCCGGGGAGGCGGCACCGCGCTCGCCGGCCAGACGTGCAACGTGGCGGTGGTGCTGGACTTCTCCCGGCACCTGGACCGCGTGCTGCACCTCGACCCCGAGCGGCGGCTCGCGCGCGTGCAGCCCGGCACGGTGCTGGACGTGCTCCGCACGGAGGCCGTGAAGCGTCACGGCCTCACCTTCGGTCCGGACCCAGCCACCCACAACCGCTGCACGCTGGGCGGGATGCTGGGCAACAACTCCTGCGGCGTGCACGCGCAGATGGCCGGCCGCGTGGCGGACAACACCGAGTCCCTGGACGTGCTCACCTACGACGGCGTGCGCCTGCGCGTGGGCCGCACGTCCGACGCGGAGCTGGAGCGCCTGATGCGCGAGCCCGGTCGCGTGGGCGAGCTCTACCGGGGCATGAAGGCGCTGCGCGACCGCTACGCCGACCGCATCCGCGCCAGATATCCGCGCATCCCCCGCCGCGTGTCCGGCTTCAACCTGGACGAGCTGCTCCCGGAGAACGGCTTCCACGTCGCGCGAGCCCTGGTGGGCACCGAGGGCACCTGCGTCACCGTGCTGGAGGCCACGCTGAACCTGGTGCCGGAGCCGAAGGCCCGCTCCCTGCTGGTGCTGGGCTACCCGGACGTGTTCCGCGCCGGGGACGACGTCCCGGAGGTGGTGGACGCGGGGCCCATCGGCCTGGAGGGAATGGACGCGAAGCTCATCGACGGGATGAAGCGCAAGCACCTGCACGTCGACGACCTGCCGCTGCTGCCGGAGGGCGAGGGCTGGCTGCTGGTGGAGTTCGGCGGGGACTCCAAGGCGGAGTCGGACGCGAAGGCGCACGCGCTGATGGACCGGCTGGTGGCGAGGGGCCACGCACCCTCCATGCGCCTCTATGACGACAAGGCGCAGGAGGCGCTCATCTGGGAGGTGCGCGAGTCCGGCCTGGGCGCCACGGCGTTCATCCCGGGGGAGCGGGACGCATGGCCGGGGTGGGAGGACTCGGCGGTGCCGCCGGAGCGCATGGGCCTGTACCTGCGGGACTTCCGCGGGCTCCTGGACCGCTTCGGCTACCAGGCGTCGCTCTACGGCCACTTCGGCCAGGGCTGCCTGCACTGCCGCATCAGCTTTGAATTGCGCACGCGCGAGGGCATAGCCCACTACCGCCGCTTCGTAGAGGAGGCGGCGGACCTGGTGGTGCGCCATGGAGGCTCGCTGTCCGGCGAGCACGGCGACGGCCAGTCCCGAGCGGAGCTGCTGCCGAAGATGTTCGGAGAGGACCTGGTGCGCGCCTTCGGGGAGTTCAAGCGGCTGTGGGATCCGGAGGGCGGGATGAACCCGCACAAGGTGGTGGACCCGTACCGGCTGGACGAGAACCTCCGCCTGGGCACGCGCTACGCCCCCGCCGAGCCGCGCACGCACTTCCAGTTCCCGGAGGACCGCGGGAGCTTCTCGCGAGCCACCACGCGCTGCGTGGGCGTGGGCAAGTGCCGGCGTACCGAAGGCGGCACCATGTGTCCCAGCTACATGGTGACGCACGAGGAGAAGCACTCCACGCGAGGCCGCGCGCACCTGCTCTTCGAGATGCTGCGCGGCGACGTGGTGGGGAAGGGCTGGAGGAGCCCGCACGTGAAGGAGGCGCTGGACCTGTGCCTCGCGTGCAAGGGCTGCAAGTCCGACTGCCCGGTGAACGTGGACATGGCCACGTACAAGGCGGAGTTCCTCAGCCACTACTACCGGGGCCGCCTGCGTCCCCGGCACGCGTATGCCCTGGGCCTGGTGATGTTCTGGGCCCGCGTGGGCGGGCGCGTGCCACGGCTGGCGAACTTCGTCACGCACGTGCCGGGGCTGCGGACGCTGGCGAAGGCGATCGCGGGCGTGCACCCCGCGCGGGAGATTCCCCGCTTCGACGCGAAGCCCTTCCAGCGGCGCGTGCGGAACAGGCGCGCGGCGGTGGGGCCGCGAGGCCCGGTGGTGCTCTTCCCGGACACCTTCAACAACTTCTTCCACGCGGACACGGCCTCCGCGGCGCTGGAGGTGCTGGAGGCGGCGGGCTTCGAGGTGCGCGTGCCCCAGGGCTTCGTCTGCTGCGGCCGGCCGCTCTACGACTTTGGGATGCTGGACACGGCGAAGGCGCTGCTGCGGCACACGCTGACGCGCTTCCGCGAGGAGATCCGGGCGGGCACCCCCTTCGTGCTGCTGGAGCCCAGCTGCGCGGCGGTCTTCCGCGACGAGCTGACGAACCTCTTCCCGCATGACGAGGACGCGAAGCGGCTGGCGGCGCGGACGTATGTGCTGAGCGAGCTGTTGCAGCAGCGGGCGCCGGACTTCGAGCTTCCGAAGCTGGAGGGGAAGGCGCTGGTGCAGGCGCACTGCCACCACCAGGCGGTGATGAAGTTTCACGACGAGAGGAAGTGGCTGGACCGCACGGGGCTGGACTGGGAGAAGCCGGACTCGGGCTGCTGCGGCATGGCGGGCGCGTTCGGCTACGAGCGCGACACGTACGCGGTGTCCCAGGCCTGTGGGGAGCGGGTCCTCCTCCCGAAGGTGCGCGAGGCGCCGGATGACACGCTGCTCATCGCGGATGGCTTCAGTTGCCGGGAGCAGATCCGCCAGGCCACGGGGCGCGGGACGCTGCATCTGGCGCAGGTGCTTCAGAGGGCGCTGCGCCGGGGACGGGCCTGA
- a CDS encoding enolase C-terminal domain-like protein produces the protein MPSSPRQDSAAAPIERVDVSAYTVPTDQPESDGTFAWTSTTLLLVEPVAGGQRGLGYTYAHAAGAALIRDMLVPLLVGADAWDLPARMASLLHRVRNAGSRGLVARALSAVDTSLWDLKAKLLGVPLARLFGLARAAAPVYGSGGFTSYTDRQLQTQLTNWADAGIPRVKMKVGTHADADPARVRGVREALGPGPSLFVDANGAYTVKQALALARDFREAGVSWFEEPVSSDDLAGLRRVRDGGPSGLDVAAGEYGDSGPYFLRMLEAGAVDVLQADATRCLGFTGFLQADALADAFHIPLSAHCAPALHLHVACAARRLVHVEYFHDHARLERMLFDGVSPPVDGAMAPDLSRPGLGLELKRADAARFAVGTST, from the coding sequence ATGCCGTCTTCCCCCCGCCAGGACAGCGCCGCCGCGCCCATCGAGCGGGTCGACGTCTCCGCGTACACCGTGCCCACGGACCAGCCGGAGTCCGATGGCACCTTCGCCTGGACGTCCACCACGCTGCTGCTCGTGGAGCCCGTGGCCGGAGGCCAGCGCGGACTGGGCTACACCTACGCGCACGCGGCCGGCGCCGCGTTGATCCGCGACATGCTCGTCCCGCTGCTCGTGGGCGCGGATGCCTGGGACCTCCCGGCGCGGATGGCGTCGCTCCTGCACCGGGTGCGCAACGCGGGCTCGCGCGGCCTCGTTGCCCGAGCGCTGTCCGCCGTGGACACCTCGCTCTGGGACCTGAAGGCGAAGCTGCTCGGCGTGCCGCTCGCCCGGTTGTTCGGCCTCGCCCGCGCCGCCGCGCCCGTCTACGGCAGCGGCGGCTTCACCAGCTACACGGACCGGCAACTCCAGACGCAGCTCACGAACTGGGCGGACGCGGGCATCCCTCGCGTGAAGATGAAGGTGGGCACCCATGCGGACGCCGACCCCGCCCGCGTGCGCGGTGTGCGCGAGGCCCTGGGGCCCGGGCCCTCCCTCTTCGTGGACGCCAATGGCGCGTACACCGTGAAGCAGGCGCTGGCGTTGGCGCGCGACTTCCGCGAGGCCGGCGTGTCCTGGTTCGAGGAGCCCGTCTCCAGCGACGACCTGGCCGGCCTGCGCCGCGTACGCGATGGCGGGCCCTCGGGCCTGGATGTCGCCGCGGGCGAGTACGGCGACAGCGGCCCGTACTTCCTCCGCATGCTGGAGGCCGGCGCGGTGGATGTGCTCCAGGCGGACGCCACGCGGTGCCTGGGCTTCACCGGCTTCCTCCAGGCGGACGCGCTGGCGGACGCCTTCCACATCCCCCTGTCCGCGCACTGCGCTCCGGCCCTGCACCTGCACGTGGCCTGCGCCGCGCGGCGGCTGGTGCACGTGGAGTACTTCCACGACCACGCGCGGCTGGAGCGGATGCTCTTCGACGGCGTCTCGCCGCCCGTGGATGGCGCGATGGCGCCGGACCTGTCCCGGCCTGGACTCGGGCTGGAGCTCAAACGGGCGGACGCCGCCCGCTTCGCCGTGGGGACCTCCACATGA